The following DNA comes from Sparus aurata chromosome 3, fSpaAur1.1, whole genome shotgun sequence.
TGGATTATTGTAGCAGTGCAACACaacatgatgtgttttactCCTTTTGTCAGTACAGTATGTGCATATGACTATTGTCAGATAAAAGCTCTCCAACTACAAATCTACCTGCTCCGGAATAATTTAATCTGGTCTGACAAAAGCCTTTCACAACCCACTGGACATAATAAATGcaaaaattattttcaaaagtaaagACATGACTATtgatctatttatctatctactTCCTGAGACAGTGGGGGCAAACATGGTTCTGCACTTATACGAATATGCAGACTTGTTAATAAGGACATTGTCTTTGCATTTCCTACTGTGTATAAGGCAACTGTCTTTACatccatttcattcatttttatttttacatccaGCTACGCTGTAAACAAGCCAACACATCACCCCGTTTGTGCGGCTGTATGTTTTCACAACTCACTGTTGTGTGTTGGGGTCGTACACCTCACAGTTGTTGAGGACCCTGCCGGACAAATTGTTGCCCACCGTCCCTCCGCAGATGTAGATGAGCCCGTTGGCCTCCACTGAGCCGTGACTGCAGCGCGCCAACAGCATGCTGGTCTTCACCTGCCACGACTCTGTTCTTGTGTCATAGCACTCGAACAGGTCAAGTGCAGAGCTGCCTGCAGACACACGTAGAGAACACGATTAGGTACTCGTCTCTCCCTCATGACGGATCATAAATGTAAATCAATATGGACCACATCAAACTCAAAACTTAAACTGTCTCACACTAGTGATCCACTATCACCACATACCAGATACATAAACCCAATCCCCGGTCTCAAGTGcgccccctccacctccctgtGCTCACCCACTTCCGACCCCCCCGGATGTGTAGATCCTGCCCTGGGCGGCGCAGGCTGCCAGGCTGTCGCGAGGCGTGGGTGGACCAAGCTTGGAGTACCAGCTGTCCTTCAGAACGTTGTAGCAATCCATGCGCTTGATAGGGAAGAGCTGTGAGCCACCCAGGATGTAGACCACATTGTCCCAGAAGACGGCTGTGGCGTCCCGCCGCTTCTCGAAGGGGCAGCGAATGTCTGTCCAAGTGGAGTCCTGCAAGAAAGCCAGAacttcacacaaacactggcAAATATCATTTCAATAGACCTAAATATACAAAACTATAgctttaatgtttgtttctgcaatATCTAATGAAAACCTTGTAAGCCCAAGAGATCATCGGCCCCAATGGATAataatgtgtttgcatgtgcaaCCTGGTACCTTGGGGTTGAAATAGCGACAGGACTGAGGCTGAGAGCCCCCAAACAGAGCGATGCGGTAGTCGTGCTTCTTGCGACGAGGTCGGCTGCTCTCTCCCAAATCCTCCCGATCCTCCAGGGACAGCAGGTGGTAGCGCATCCCACCTGGGACAAATCACAGCCGGATtgattctgtgtgtttatgggtTTCGTCCTGTTCTCATTCATATATCTGAATTACCTCCACTATGATAAAATGAAGGTAAAATtggtataaataaaatgttaaatcaggGTTTGGGATCTGGGTGAGTTAGCAGCAGAGTCTCTGATGTGGTGGTGACTCTCTCTATATGCCTTTACCTTGAACCTTTaccattaataataatgatgaatatgTAACACACACTACAGTATGATACGGATTGTTTTTTGTGTCCCTCCCTTCACATAAATACAACACACTCAGCATTCTGTGAGTTTATCATGGtcatttgcaaattatggtcTGTGTGCATGGGttcctctgtttcctcctcctcctcacttaTGACCATCTTCAGGCACTGTGGGTTTTCCTGGATGAGGGGTTCAGCCTGCACCGTCTTGGACAGGAAAGTTTTGGAGACCAGAGGAAAGCGAACGCACCCCAACACCTCCACCATGTACTGTTGTCGGTTACACACGTCGTACTTGAGCCAGCGCACTGCTGCATCATAAATCTGagcataaatcaaacaaaaatacacatgaGAAGCTCCTGGTTAAAGCGATCATaaattgcatattttgtttaaattgttttgaaGGTACTGTTTTGCTACATAACTTAATTACATAAACTTAGGCGCAGAAGAATAATGTGTACCTGGGCCTCAGCACGGACAGTGAGCTTGTCCTGGTGCAGCAGATGTGTGAGCTGTGTGACGTCCAGTTGCAGGAACTCATCCAGTTTGTAGACTTCAGTGAAGTGCAGCTGGAAGAAGTCCTCAGCAGCTGCCTTCAGCTCGGGACAGTCCATACAGTCTGCCAGGGAGGAAATACCTGCAGGGGGATGGGACAAGGATCAGTCGACTCACTAAAGGCCAATTATGAGTTAATTGGTAAGTAATGAGATTACTGTATTTCTGTTCTtaccgaggcagtttgttgcaTCGATTTGTCCTTTGAGGAACTCCACACACATCTTCTTCACTGGCTCAATCTGGTACTGGTTGGCTGCATCGAGCAGCGACTGAACGTTACTGCTGTTCACAGAGATCCTGGCACACACAGATATGAAACACTTAATGACAAACAGGTGTTTCTGATGGAAGTAGGTGAAAGTAACATTTAGAAGAGGATTGTCTCATCTTCCGTAGAGTTAAGCTGCTCTACTCTTAGCCGAGACTCTTACCGAGCTGTATAGATAAATTCAATCAACAGCTCAATGATCTCAGGCTCAGCATTCCTGAGCTCCACCTCGTGGGACATCGACTCCATCATTCTGGCTGCAGGTGGAGAACACAGAGGTAGActtaacagaaaatacaaaaatatcaaCAATACACGGCAGCATGGCATATGTTTTCTGCAACGCTTGGCTACAGTTTAGGGAGATGTGCAGAACTCAGCATAATCATATATTATGATTTTGGTTACAGAGTTAATAATCATTCTCTAATGTCTGGAGCAAATAAAGACATCATGTTAACAACGGTGCAGCATCTTTTCAATGAAATGATTTAGACAGAAATCAACAATTAACAATAAAAGATGACTACATGTACAGTTGTGACTGGGATTTTATCTgtagtcatatatatatatatatatatatatatatatgtatgtatatatatatatatatatgtatgtgtatatatatatatatatgtatatatatgtatatatacacatacatatatatatacacatatatatatatatatatatatatatacacatatatatatatacatatatatatatacatatatatacatatatatacatatatatatatatatatatatatacacatacatatatatatatatatattatatatactatatatatatataatatatatacaatatatatacatatatatactatatatatatacatatatatatattatatatctatatatatatagatatatatatatgtattatgtattaagttatatatatatatactatatatatatatatatatatatatatatatatatatatatatatatatatatttatatatatatatatttattaaatataatCTGTAATGAATAACCATGATAGAGCCCTAACTTCTATACAGAAACTATGcatatttaatttctttacaataaaaactgacacatttttggCAACACAATTTACAGctaaatgtaatatttcacaataaatattgttttataataGAAAATCAAAGGCAGTTAGAGGAAATGTATTCACTGTTTTGGTGTGCCTGGTTTCAGCGTTTAAACTATGAAGCGTCTCTGTCCATGACTGTGTGTCCACACTTACTGGTGAACATGAGGCTGAAGAAGTGGCTGGCAGCAGCCAGCACCACCCTGTGGGCCGCAAGGTGTCTCCCCTGAACCACCAGGGTCACGTCACACAGAGTGCCCtgaaggagacacacacacacacacacacacacacacacacacacagttacacactaCCACACACAGATCATCCCTCAGGTGTACTTCCTCTCTCACTCACCTGTTTCCTCAGGTTGTTCATGACTCCCATGATGCTGGACAGCTGTCTGTACTCCTCTTTAGTGGCACACTTCCTCTCGCTCTTCTTCTTGGAGCCTGCCGCCTTCTCCGGAGAGACCACCCCCGTCATGTCGGCCCCCGGTTCAGTTCGGCTGACAGGACCACCCTCCCAGCACCGCTGCCAGCAGTGTGCAGTGCAGCTCTTTGTTGTCGCTAAGCTCCTGCCTGTTTGGTTGctagcagcagcctgcagcttGTTgcgatattaaaaaataaaaacctactAATGTGACAACAGCTTCTCCTTTAAGACTCGTAGAAGAAAGCTCGTAAAGATGGACTTACTGTCAAGACttgaaatgatgataaaaacGGGTTAGCGTGGTGAAATGTTTAAGATAGAACTCAGTTGTTCTTTtgctctgcttcttcttcttctgttttcttacTGTCCACTTTCTTCTTCTACGATTCCCTTCTAGTTAGACATACTCGCGTTCGCCCTCTACCGACAGACACGATGAACTCACGCTCCAAACCTGCAGGATTGCGAAACTGATTTATTCTTTAACACAGCGAGTGTTGAAATATGTGTTGTTATTGAGAGATAAATCACTGTAGCAGCTTGTGTTCCTGTGAAAGTATATTTCAGATTGTATTCAGTGACAGCAGTGATCTGACAACAGCAGCGCTGTGTTTAcctcgctgcagcagctcacCTGGAGGTGCACCTGTCAGTCATTTTCATACCTGCACATTGATCCAGATTACAAAACCAGGAAGAATAGTTGTGCTGCAGTCTCATGACACTGACGTCATGTGGAATGCGGAATGCAGAGGCATTGTCAGAAATaattgacccgaaaacaaattGAGCCGAACCCGAGCTGCAGAAAATGCTCcgttttctctgctgctgctgcttctcagGTGGAAACTCCGACACCGAGGTACGTGTTGAGTTGTATGTGTGCGAGCTCATGAAGTGGCTTCATGAGAGGTCAGACGAGATACTTCAGATAGTTTGATTCAGCTGATCACTAGCAGCCTAACAGAAGGTAATAACGGTGAAACCACAGCCATCATAAAGCGTGAATGTACTCTTGTTCTACAGCTGTCACAGGAAGAAATCAATATAACAGTATTTTCAACTAAACCACTGTAACTGTATCGTTCTGCCACAAGTACCAAGTACACAACAGTGGTAACgaaatgtaactaaatacatctACTCAAGGACTGAACATGAGTAGACTTAAAGTTAGAGTTACttgtactgtacttgagtatttacattCTCTGCTGCTTCAGACTTCCGCTCCACTACATTGTACTTTTTCCCTCACTGCAACTTATTTCATACCTTTCGTTACtcgttactttgcagattgcaagGTGTATCAAagtaatgcattttaaaatactttattttatcagcaatcacatgattaaaagaaaatctgaaaaatacttcttatttatttattatttattagtgatcggaaggtcgctggttcgaatcctggctGATCTGAGCTGCATGTCAACGTGTCcatgagcaagatactgaaccccagatcgctcctgatgtgcagttggcaccttgcatggcagctctgctatcagtgtatgaatgtgtgtgtgaatgggggAATCTGACAGGTGTAAAGCGGCTTTGAGCGTCAGTAAACTGGAAAAGTGCTGCAGAATTACGAGTCCATTTACCTTTGACAGGTGGTCTGACCCAAAGTATACTGTCTATACATGTACATACATGTCAACCTCATGATGtgtatcatttacttttacatgTGCTTTCAAAACTCATACGGGCACTATGTAGTAttggagaggaaattaaacTTGTTTTGCATTATTAATAAGGTactaaagaaacaaaactgagtaaacaagctgatctcagagggaaaaaaaggtccCCGAACACTGAATGgtgctagaaaggtggcggggtccgccacatgtaaacaaagtaaacagtatgacatgttgttgtcctttaaggtcattACAATGACCATtacaattacattacattgcattacattacagttactaattacatTACTAACTACACACATCCAGGTGTTAACAACCCTCAGTGGTGCTTAatgtcaaatgaaaatgaagtttATATGTAAAGAATACTTTATTTCAGAGGCAGCCTCTCCTGCAGCCCAGACTGTCAGACCTGGATGGAGCTGGATCAGCCAGGCAGACCCGGCCGGCACACAGTGGTACATCATCTCTATGAATGTTTATGTGTCCGTCTCTCAAACCTGTACATTTCCAAtgcatatgaaaaaataataaacatttgtgtgtgtgtgtgtgtgtgtgtgtgtgatattccttttttccccacagAAGCACAGACCGTGAAGCGTATCGGCAGGCTGGTGATGAGGCGAGTCTGTGTGCCAGAGCTGGACCAGAGGTTTTGTGACATGGCTGAGACCTTCAATGAACAGCAGGAGCGCTATGAGTCCATGGTCCGACACATCAGAAACCTGCGACAGATCTGCGGCTGCAACCACAATGACAGCTTAGCTTTGGCTGAATGTCTGGGGAGGATCAGAGAGGAGCATGGTAACTGACTCACTCACAACTTCCCGTAAAGGAAATGCGATGCTAGTCTCaaatttctgtttctttctttcttctttgttctCTCCACTTCCAGAGGCCAAGTACAGGATCTCCCTCAAGATTAAGGGCTACGACTTCTCCCTCGATGTGGTTCCTGTAGGGTTTGGTGGGGGAAGTGAAGAGGAACCGATGCCTCCACATCTGCGACTGGCTCAGGATGAACTGAAGGGCACATCTGAGAGTGCCAAGGCCACCATCTCAAAGGGCACCACGCTTCAAGAGATGATTGGCTGGCTGCTCCGGAGCAAGGATCCAATGGCTGAGCAAGTGAAGGGGGCTGTGGCAACTTACCAGGAGCGAGGAAGACTTAATGAGAACCTGGAGGAGAACATGAAGGAAGCGAGGAGGGCGAAGGAGCTGTCTCTGGGATACCGACAACAGGCCGGGGCCGTCCTCACTGAGGCTGCAGAGATAGCAGGGGCCTCTCTGTAGCCCgtgaacattttaaattctCTGGCCATTGCAGCAGCTTGTGTCCTGTTTGCTAGAAGAACATGAAGACTTGCCGTCATATCTGccttttatatgttttataccATTTAAGAAATATAGCAGGGACTCTAACACttaaaaatatattgtttgtGTAAAGACTTAGAAGTATTTTCCTTGACGGCTGTGCTTTTACAAGCTTACGTTAGGGGGCAGTGCACACTCACTTTACTATTCTTACAGTTGCTCTTCAATTCTTATGGCtcagattttgtctgtgtcgCTACATGAAGAAGTATTCCCTAAATCCCCAAATCAGGTATTAAAATGATAACTGtgtcacttttttatttagattgtattttgtatttgattagACTCATTACATTTTTGCAACAGGCACAGATTGTAGAAAGTATGTAAATAAGGaagtatagatagatagatagatagaataaaAGTATTCTGGTTTTACCTGCACTGGacaacacatttcaaaaaaggacaggagaggacacaGTTTCTTATCGCAGCATTGTGAGCTGGACTGGAGGTTTGTTGTGATTGTGGGTGCAGTATTATTGTACCATTCAGAGGAAGCAGATTTGCTGCTTATCGTCCACAGAGGCCCACGTTAACTGATTACTATCTGCAGCTTTCCATCTGCTATTAATGTGAGAGCAAACAAACACGTGGTCATATGCCATCTTGATAATTAATTTTGGAAAATCCATTGTTCCAGGGGTCATTGTCAAGTGGTCATGCATTATTTATCCAAGGGAGACAGTTTTAGAGCACTGCTCTTGCCTTAAGCTTAACAGATTAATTTGCAATGAAGTGTGCTGGACACGGAGAGTGAAACCTGGGTGAGTTATTCAtctcaaatgaaaataaatctggaaaatagaacaattaaaaaaagtcGTGGAAAATTATTGTGCATTTTTGATACAGGCAACCTTAATTATTTATGTCTTAATTACGTGTTAAAATCGTAAAAAATAttgttatttataatatttataattaaaatgtgtatatattttaacaCCAAGAATTAAAAGGCATTTATTAATGAAACATCATTTAACTAAAATGTATATGCTGCTGTATAACCAGTTATTCTTACAATGCAATCTTAAGCCAGCTGGCAATTAATGACCTATTTATGTGATTAACTGAAAACATCTCCGGGATCACTGCTGTCAAAGAGCAGTGACTGACAGCAACAATCTACCGTGATGGTGGAAATTATCAACTCGCAGCCTGGCGTCGAATCTGATTGGATTCGGAAATTCGGGGGCGCGGCAGTTAGATCAAATACCTCTCGCTCATTGGCGCGGACGCCTGTCACTCCGTGGAGACCGAGGCTCTGTCGCCTAAGGTAGTCTGAGTGGAGAAAGTAATGAAGATGGAAGGAGCTGATGTAGATGAATTATTGAGGCGGTTTATGGAGTAACGAAGTGATAGCGTCTACTCGTCTTGTCGGAACGATACAGGACCGCGGTACCAGGAAATTGACAGATAGCATGCCAGTAAGTAAACAGCAACTTCCCCCAGTTTACTTGGTGTCGCGCCTTAGCCGAGCTAGCTAACTAGCAAGCTAATCTGTAAGCAACCGTAGTGACAGTTGGTAAGTCATTCAGCAAGCCGAGACACAGAGTGTGTGACGGCGGGGGATTAATTTACAGTCCCTGGCTGATATAAGTTAACGAATATCGAATGATACGTCTGGGAAAGCTAATGTTTCCCTTTAGCTAGCAGTGACTCGAACATCACATTGTTCACACGCAAGCTGTGTTACCGGTTGTCATTGTGGCAAACTAGCTGGTGAGCAGTGCCAAGAATCGGGTCACGATATAACGTTAGTCGTCTATTAAACTAGCTAGACAACGTGATCCAACGAGCCAACGAGCTGCTTATTGCAACCATCGTGCTACAGCAGGCGATAAGTCCCCGTTTGTCATGGAGACTCTGCACCTGACTTTATCCTGTTAAGTAAAACCTGTGTGGGTGTATGCAGGACCTTGTTCAGATACTTCTGAATCCTCAGGTGAttccgcgtgtgtgtgtgtgtgtgtgtgtgtgtgtgtggcatggGTAGACACTGCTGCAGACTCGGCTGTTGGATAATGCGTTGTTAGGATTTTTCTCATAGCTATCATGTGATGCAGCTTTCCTCTGTACCACTCAGCCAGTTGAGGGGTTTCCTGCCTGAGGGGGCCCGGTGTGATGCTTTGCTGCAGAACCAGTCCTGCTACAAGAAATGAGCTCCTTGTTGCACGTGCTGTCAAAAGTTGCAACTAAGTGTCATTTTACATTACTTATCCTACACAAAGCCAGTTATTCTTCAAACAAGATACTGTCCATTTTGCTTTCTGTgctgtctatgtgtgtgtgtgttcatgtgtttgtgctAGCCTCTGTTATTAGGGAGAGGCTTGCCTTTTAGCAATAGATCGTTCGTATGCTCTTTATGGTGTCATTAGGGTGGGAATGTGTGACTGCATTAAAAGAATGCACACACTTGTTAATGTGGAGCATCGGTGGCCCCTACTGTCTCCGGCCTTTTAATGCTTTTTGACAGTGAAGCCAGCAGgtcatggagcatgaagatggtGTGGTCTCTGCTGTCATCTAGCATTAAAGCTTGAGTCACCCATGCCTGCGGTCTCATGAAATATCCTGTCTAGTTGGGCAATGAAAACAGTTACAATCGCTCCCCCCTCTCATTTAAATCTGCACCAAACTCCAGGTGAAGTATAGATTCTGACTTTCCCTGCTAAAGCATATTTAACTGCTCTAGACGCCAGTAGATGTATACTTCTAGCTCTGTGAGCAATCTAGAAAATCAAGCAAATTATCCGCACCAAAAATTAAATTTGAATGTGAAATCTGATGGCTGAACATTCATAGATTTACAAGAGAGTTATCTAACAGTCACAAGGAAAGCCGAGACAAATGCAGGTTGAGATAAAAGAGagtgttgaaatataaaaatcagtGATGTAAATCACTGCTCTCCTCAGGCTCGCTTGCTGAAGGAAAGACAGGGTATTGGAGGGGCGAGAGGAGGGACGAAGATGCATCACTGGCTTAACGGCAAAGGAGAAAGGCGCGTTGGCTGCTATAAGAGGATTCCTCCCTGTCAgatctctctccgtctccctcagcagcaaacaccacacacacaaaccacagacTCTGTTGTCATGTCTACTTAGCTACAGGCAgtcctctgctgtgtgtgtatatatatatctgtgtgtgtgtgtgtgtgtgtgcgtggatgagagggaaaacaagcagaaaaagcagaactCCCCCTTCCTCAAAGCTATACGCAACCTGCTTTTGAAGAAGACCCAGGAGGAGAGCAAGGTGGGAGGCATGTATGCAACAGGGT
Coding sequences within:
- the klhl7 gene encoding LOW QUALITY PROTEIN: kelch-like protein 7 (The sequence of the model RefSeq protein was modified relative to this genomic sequence to represent the inferred CDS: substituted 1 base at 1 genomic stop codon), with protein sequence MTGVVSPEKAAGSKKKSERKCATKEEYRQLSSIMGVMNNLRKQGTLCDVTLVVQGRHLAAHRVVLAAASHFFSLMFTTRMMESMSHEVELRNAEPEIIELLIEFIYTARISVNSSNVQSLLDAANQYQIEPVKKMCVEFLKGQIDATNCLGISSLADCMDCPELKAAAEDFFQLHFTEVYKLDEFLQLDVTQLTHLLHQDKLTVRAEAQIYDAAVRWLKYDVCNRQQYMVEVLGCVRFPLVSKTFLSKTVQAEPLIQENPQCLKMVISGMRYHLLSLEDREDLGESSRPRRKKHDYRIALFGGSQPQSCRYFNPKDSTWTDIRCPFEKRRDATAVFWDNVVYILGGSQLFPIKRMDCYNVLKDSWYSKLGPPTPRDSLAACAAQGRIYTSGGVGSGXAQGGSSALDLFECYDTRTESWQVKTSMLLARCSHGSVEANGLIYICGGTVGNNLSGRVLNNCEVYDPNTQQWRELSGMREGRKNHGLVVVNNRIYAVGGQGAMGGLDSVEYYDIASNEWRAAAAMPWRGITVKCAAVGDVIYVLAGFQGVGRLGHTLEYHTDTDRWVTCSKVRAFPVTSCLICVVDTCGVNEDEDMDLIDSQSHPASAASSSASASSSS
- the LOC115578484 gene encoding uncharacterized protein LOC115578484 isoform X1; its protein translation is MLRFLCCCCFSGGNSDTERQPLLQPRLSDLDGAGSARQTRPAHSEAQTVKRIGRLVMRRVCVPELDQRFCDMAETFNEQQERYESMVRHIRNLRQICGCNHNDSLALAECLGRIREEHEAKYRISLKIKGYDFSLDVVPVGFGGGSEEEPMPPHLRLAQDELKGTSESAKATISKGTTLQEMIGWLLRSKDPMAEQVKGAVATYQERGRLNENLEENMKEARRAKELSLGYRQQAGAVLTEAAEIAGASL
- the LOC115578484 gene encoding uncharacterized protein LOC115578484 isoform X2; translation: MLRFLCCCCFSGGNSDTERQPLLQPRLSDLDGAGSARQTRPAHSAQTVKRIGRLVMRRVCVPELDQRFCDMAETFNEQQERYESMVRHIRNLRQICGCNHNDSLALAECLGRIREEHEAKYRISLKIKGYDFSLDVVPVGFGGGSEEEPMPPHLRLAQDELKGTSESAKATISKGTTLQEMIGWLLRSKDPMAEQVKGAVATYQERGRLNENLEENMKEARRAKELSLGYRQQAGAVLTEAAEIAGASL